One genomic region from Candidatus Amarolinea dominans encodes:
- a CDS encoding winged helix-turn-helix transcriptional regulator, with the protein MPTATAITHVTDIFKILADPTRARIVFALSQAELCVCDLAALVGISVSAVSHQLRLLRSLGLVKFRKEGRLAYYTLSDAHVEQLLGDALAHAQHLRREA; encoded by the coding sequence ATGCCAACCGCTACTGCCATCACGCACGTTACGGATATCTTCAAGATCCTCGCAGACCCGACCCGCGCCAGGATCGTGTTCGCACTCTCCCAGGCCGAGCTGTGCGTCTGTGACCTGGCGGCGTTGGTAGGCATCAGCGTGTCGGCCGTCTCCCATCAACTGCGGCTATTGCGTAGTCTGGGGCTGGTCAAGTTCCGCAAGGAAGGCCGGCTGGCCTACTATACCCTGAGCGACGCACATGTCGAACAGTTATTGGGCGATGCCCTGGCGCACGCCCAGCATCTACGCAGAGAGGCCTAG
- a CDS encoding response regulator transcription factor: MTGSVPLRVLLADDHAIVRKGIREFLEEDGEVTVVAEASGGAEAVRLAGEYRPAVVVLDVQMPGVNGIEATRQIKAAYPEIRVLILTAYDEDPYVFALLRAGADGYVLKNSDPDDLVRAVKTVASGGKVLAPDIAAKVVAQITSGKPAAAAEQVEPLSERELEVLRLAAHGLTNKAIAAELGVSDRTVQGHLASIYGKLAVASRTEAVTKALKLGWLVLDDA, from the coding sequence ATGACGGGTTCTGTACCCTTGCGTGTCTTGCTCGCCGATGACCACGCCATCGTGCGCAAAGGCATCCGTGAGTTCCTGGAAGAGGACGGCGAGGTCACGGTGGTGGCGGAGGCGTCCGGCGGCGCGGAGGCCGTGCGCCTGGCTGGCGAATACCGGCCGGCCGTGGTCGTGCTCGACGTGCAGATGCCCGGCGTGAACGGGATCGAGGCCACGCGCCAGATCAAGGCCGCCTACCCGGAGATTCGGGTGCTGATCCTCACCGCCTACGATGAGGATCCGTACGTTTTCGCCCTGCTGCGCGCCGGCGCCGACGGCTATGTGCTGAAGAACAGCGACCCTGACGATCTGGTGCGGGCGGTGAAGACGGTGGCGAGCGGCGGCAAGGTGTTGGCTCCAGATATCGCCGCTAAGGTGGTTGCGCAGATAACCTCCGGCAAACCGGCGGCGGCCGCCGAGCAGGTCGAGCCACTGTCCGAGCGCGAGCTGGAGGTGTTGCGCCTGGCCGCTCACGGCCTGACCAATAAAGCGATTGCAGCCGAATTGGGCGTCAGCGATCGCACCGTGCAGGGGCATCTAGCCAGCATCTACGGCAAGCTGGCGGTTGCCAGCCGCACCGAGGCGGTGACGAAGGCGCTGAAGCTGGGCTGGCTGGTGTTGGATGACGCCTGA
- a CDS encoding multicopper oxidase domain-containing protein yields MKSKANGRLSRREFLAASVATSGVAILFAAGVAAQEHTPVADHTGVAAVPAAGMAHGENSGLVGEVNLANFDPTEFLYDFDWGQESVAPDGRTVREWQIAAVDKEIEVAPGVFFPAWTYNGQVPGPTFRCRQGDLLRFRFRNASAHPHTIHFHGIHPPSMDGVTPVVPTGGDFVYEFEAKPFGLHLYHCHVMPLKRHIHKGLYGAFIIDPPAGRPPAREMVMVMNGFDTNFDNENEVYAVNTVAFHYVKHPIQVKVGELIRVYLVNVTEFDPVNSFHLHASMYRLYRTGTNLEQYEYTDNVIMGQGERHVLEFTLEYPGQYMFHAHQSELAELGWMGLFEATA; encoded by the coding sequence ATGAAAAGTAAGGCGAATGGGCGGCTAAGCAGACGGGAGTTTCTGGCCGCAAGCGTGGCCACGAGTGGCGTGGCCATTCTGTTTGCGGCCGGCGTCGCCGCGCAGGAACACACACCAGTGGCTGACCACACCGGCGTGGCGGCGGTCCCTGCTGCGGGGATGGCCCACGGTGAAAACAGCGGGCTGGTCGGCGAGGTGAATTTGGCGAATTTCGACCCGACCGAGTTTCTGTATGACTTCGACTGGGGTCAGGAGAGTGTGGCGCCCGATGGACGGACCGTGCGCGAGTGGCAGATTGCTGCAGTTGACAAAGAGATCGAGGTGGCGCCGGGCGTGTTCTTCCCCGCCTGGACCTACAACGGCCAGGTTCCAGGGCCGACGTTTCGCTGCCGGCAGGGCGACCTGTTGCGTTTCCGCTTCCGCAATGCCTCCGCTCATCCGCACACCATCCATTTTCACGGCATCCATCCGCCGAGCATGGATGGCGTGACGCCGGTGGTCCCGACCGGCGGCGACTTCGTCTACGAGTTCGAGGCCAAGCCGTTCGGGCTGCATCTGTATCACTGCCACGTGATGCCCCTCAAGCGGCACATCCACAAGGGCCTCTACGGGGCGTTCATCATTGATCCGCCAGCAGGCCGTCCGCCGGCGAGGGAGATGGTGATGGTGATGAACGGCTTCGATACCAACTTCGACAACGAGAACGAGGTCTACGCGGTCAACACCGTCGCGTTCCATTACGTCAAACACCCCATCCAGGTCAAGGTAGGCGAGTTGATCCGGGTTTACCTGGTCAACGTGACCGAGTTCGACCCCGTGAATTCCTTCCATCTGCACGCCAGCATGTATCGGCTCTACCGCACCGGCACCAACCTGGAGCAGTACGAGTACACTGACAACGTGATCATGGGGCAGGGCGAGCGTCACGTGCTGGAGTTCACCCTGGAATACCCCGGCCAGTACATGTTCCACGCGCACCAGAGCGAGCTGGCCGAGCTGGGTTGGATGGGCCTGTTCGAGGCCACGGCGTGA
- a CDS encoding beta-propeller fold lactonase family protein, with the protein MVNDNTLSVIDTATNRKVADIEVGQKPVQVGFSPDGRFVYVSLNGENAVGKVDVSTRKLAGKVQVGAGPIQVYVTPDGKYLLAANQGTKDKPSTTVSIVDTATFTVLDTVPTGQGAHGVVIEPSSRYAYITNLYGNDIAVLDIAARKIVARTPTGAAPNGISFLPLAPAPALSGQIELKLPAMEQNMGHGG; encoded by the coding sequence ATCGTCAACGACAACACCCTGAGCGTGATTGATACCGCGACCAACCGCAAGGTCGCCGATATCGAGGTCGGCCAGAAGCCGGTGCAGGTCGGCTTCAGCCCGGACGGCAGGTTCGTTTACGTCTCGCTCAACGGCGAGAACGCCGTGGGCAAGGTGGACGTGAGCACGCGCAAGCTCGCCGGTAAAGTCCAGGTCGGTGCCGGCCCGATCCAGGTCTACGTGACGCCGGACGGCAAGTATCTGCTGGCGGCGAACCAGGGCACGAAGGATAAGCCGAGCACCACGGTGTCCATTGTTGACACGGCCACCTTCACCGTCCTGGACACCGTGCCGACCGGCCAGGGCGCGCATGGCGTCGTGATCGAGCCGTCGAGTCGCTATGCGTACATCACCAACCTGTATGGGAACGACATTGCGGTGCTGGACATCGCAGCCCGCAAGATCGTCGCCCGAACGCCGACCGGCGCAGCGCCGAACGGCATCAGTTTTCTGCCGCTTGCGCCAGCCCCGGCCCTGTCGGGTCAGATCGAACTGAAGCTCCCGGCAATGGAACAGAATATGGGGCATGGCGGGTAG
- a CDS encoding isoprenylcysteine carboxylmethyltransferase family protein, with product METVTDWVVSAGSAVLMIVVIGSWLVSVRSQKSARTISSRWFALPAWGQVMLGFTTIAMFIWLGSVLWIPLPLRLSEPGTTILRSIGLGIFLVGLFLPLWARWALGAVYGISTSSSAPLQEKHRLVQRGPYVFIRHPMYLGYWLVILGVLLTYRTWTPLALLAMTVPSFHRRARREEVSLEETFGAEWHAYAARVPMFLPR from the coding sequence ATGGAAACCGTCACAGATTGGGTGGTGAGTGCAGGTTCAGCGGTGCTCATGATCGTTGTGATAGGTAGTTGGCTTGTCAGTGTTCGCTCGCAGAAATCGGCGCGGACTATATCGAGCCGCTGGTTTGCTTTGCCAGCCTGGGGACAGGTCATGCTCGGATTTACGACGATTGCCATGTTTATCTGGCTCGGTTCCGTGTTGTGGATTCCCCTGCCTTTACGCCTGTCAGAACCTGGAACAACGATTCTGCGCTCCATCGGGCTGGGGATCTTTCTCGTCGGGTTGTTCCTCCCGTTATGGGCGCGCTGGGCATTGGGCGCTGTGTACGGGATCAGCACAAGTTCGTCCGCACCATTACAGGAGAAACATCGCCTCGTCCAGCGCGGACCGTATGTTTTCATCCGCCATCCGATGTATCTTGGCTACTGGCTGGTGATACTCGGAGTCCTGTTGACATATCGCACGTGGACGCCGCTGGCGTTGCTGGCAATGACTGTGCCATCGTTTCATCGTCGGGCGCGGCGCGAAGAAGTTTCGCTTGAAGAGACATTCGGCGCGGAGTGGCATGCCTACGCGGCAAGAGTGCCGATGTTCCTTCCGCGCTGA
- a CDS encoding SHOCT domain-containing protein has product MMGGWGWGMGLWGGLGMLLFWGLIIGLVVWLVVTLTRSGQSGASRSAQPDTALETLRRRLAAGEITAQEFDALRQKLSV; this is encoded by the coding sequence ATGATGGGTGGATGGGGTTGGGGCATGGGCCTCTGGGGTGGCTTAGGCATGCTCCTGTTCTGGGGGCTGATCATCGGTTTGGTGGTTTGGCTGGTTGTGACGCTGACGCGTTCGGGCCAGAGCGGAGCGAGCCGCAGCGCGCAGCCCGACACGGCGCTGGAGACCCTGCGGCGCCGGCTGGCGGCCGGCGAGATCACAGCGCAGGAGTTCGATGCGTTGCGGCAGAAGCTGAGCGTTTGA
- a CDS encoding metal transporter — MTTSEKGITAGGLPLWVSGLIPLVALALMLAVFAFGNPLALFKADLPPIENLTFERITVTSAGFEAHLINGGPDPVTVAQVMVDDAYWQFRITPAAAIPRLGRAVLSIPYPWVATEPNLIRIVTSTGATFEGAVAIATPTPQPGLAEFAAYGLLGVYVGIIPVGLGLLWYPVMKRMGRKWLGAVLALTLGLLVFLLIDTLLEAFEVAAVLPGAFQGIPLVLFAALLTWLVLLAIGSGRRNRTDASSPARRGVYLATLIAFSIGLHNLGEGLAIGAAFALGEAALGSFLVIGFTLHNITEGIGIAAPLVSGKQTGEATTAAAPEGPALLTFLGLALLAGSPAILGAWIGGFAFSPLLASLFLGMGVGAIWQVVVEVTALLKGYAEREGASLYSWANVGGFLVGLLIMYFTALLVN, encoded by the coding sequence ATGACTACATCAGAGAAGGGGATCACTGCCGGGGGCCTGCCCCTTTGGGTCTCCGGTCTCATCCCGCTGGTCGCGTTGGCGTTGATGCTGGCGGTTTTTGCTTTCGGCAACCCACTTGCGCTCTTCAAAGCGGATTTGCCCCCCATCGAAAACCTGACTTTCGAGCGCATTACTGTGACATCGGCTGGCTTCGAGGCGCACCTCATCAACGGCGGGCCTGATCCGGTGACGGTGGCGCAGGTGATGGTGGATGATGCGTACTGGCAATTTCGGATCACGCCGGCGGCGGCGATCCCCCGCCTGGGGCGGGCGGTGTTGTCCATCCCCTATCCCTGGGTGGCGACCGAGCCGAACCTGATCCGCATCGTCACCTCGACCGGGGCCACGTTCGAGGGCGCAGTCGCCATCGCCACGCCCACACCGCAGCCCGGCCTGGCTGAGTTCGCGGCCTACGGCTTGCTTGGCGTCTACGTGGGCATCATCCCGGTGGGCCTGGGCCTGCTCTGGTATCCGGTGATGAAGCGGATGGGCCGCAAGTGGCTCGGCGCCGTGCTGGCGTTGACGCTGGGGCTGTTGGTGTTCCTGTTGATTGACACGCTGTTGGAGGCGTTCGAGGTGGCGGCCGTGCTGCCCGGCGCATTCCAGGGGATTCCGCTGGTGCTCTTCGCCGCCCTGCTGACCTGGCTGGTGCTGCTGGCGATCGGTTCGGGCCGGCGCAATAGGACAGACGCTTCATCTCCCGCTCGCCGCGGGGTCTACTTGGCAACCCTGATCGCCTTCAGCATCGGCCTGCACAATCTGGGCGAAGGCCTCGCTATCGGCGCGGCGTTTGCGCTCGGTGAAGCCGCGCTCGGATCCTTCCTGGTGATCGGCTTCACGCTGCACAACATCACCGAAGGCATCGGGATTGCGGCGCCGCTGGTGTCTGGAAAGCAGACAGGCGAGGCAACCACCGCAGCAGCTCCCGAAGGTCCGGCTTTGTTGACCTTCCTGGGACTGGCGCTGCTGGCCGGATCCCCCGCGATTCTCGGCGCCTGGATCGGCGGCTTCGCCTTCTCGCCGCTGCTGGCCAGTCTGTTCCTGGGCATGGGGGTCGGCGCCATCTGGCAGGTCGTTGTAGAAGTAACGGCGCTGCTCAAGGGCTACGCCGAGCGTGAAGGCGCTTCGCTTTACTCATGGGCCAACGTCGGCGGCTTCCTGGTAGGTCTACTCATCATGTATTTCACTGCGCTCTTGGTAAACTAA
- the cadA gene encoding cadmium-translocating P-type ATPase, which yields MSASTLQLEIPVVLPHIEDERDQCVGRLTELIAARKGIQQAHIERQNGQALVCLHYDPNLLSLEAVQRLAQRAGAQITDRFHHIHLPIAGMDCSDCVTVIEHGVGRLDGVLTVSVNYAAQSMRVEFDGQKVNQAAIEHRVRSLGYTIPVAGLRSWFQENRELLFSLAAGLLVLLGWAGGGFLGLPGPASLALYLGAYLLGGWDVGRHAFHALRERRFDTDLLMVIAALGAAALGDFAEGGLLLFLFSLGHVLEERALDRARAAVRALADLAPKTALVRRDGKEQELPVESLRLDDVVIVRPGVRIPMDGIILDGNSGVDQSSVTGESLPIDKAPGDNVFASTVNGEGALEVKVTRLAKDSTLARVMKMVEEAQAQKSPTQQIVEKFERVFVPAVLVLTALIIIVPPLFSFPFHDSFLRAMTLLVATSPCALALGTPATILAGVAQAARNGVLVKGGVHLENLGRLKVIAFDKTGTVTHGQPEVTDIVVVPASGWKEADLLSLAAGAESRSAHPLAQAVVRSAQTRGLPVSVMDEVESLTGRGLRAVSNGKTVWIGNQKLMGEAGVPLSPDALDHSQSFQQAGKTLMWVAVNNMLVGLIALADTLRREAAPTMQALKQLGVAHTIMLTGDNARSASAIAAEVGLTEFRADLMPEDKLTIIRDLVKEYGQVAMIGDGVNDAPALANATVGIAMGGAGTDVALETADVALMGDDLSKLPFAVGFGRATRAIIMQNLFISLGVIALLIITSLTGIVSIGIAIIFHEGSTLVVVANALRLLGYQERK from the coding sequence ATGTCCGCATCCACCCTTCAATTAGAAATCCCCGTCGTGCTGCCTCACATCGAGGACGAACGCGACCAATGCGTGGGCCGGCTCACCGAGCTGATCGCCGCCCGCAAGGGCATCCAACAGGCTCATATCGAGCGCCAAAACGGCCAGGCGTTGGTCTGCCTGCACTACGATCCCAATCTGCTGTCTCTGGAAGCCGTGCAGCGCCTGGCGCAGCGGGCCGGCGCACAGATCACCGACCGTTTCCATCACATCCACCTACCCATCGCGGGGATGGACTGCTCGGACTGCGTGACGGTGATCGAGCACGGCGTGGGCCGGCTCGACGGCGTGCTGACGGTGAGCGTGAATTACGCAGCCCAGAGCATGCGCGTAGAGTTCGACGGCCAGAAGGTCAACCAGGCGGCCATCGAGCACCGCGTGCGTTCGCTAGGCTACACCATCCCGGTCGCTGGCTTGCGGAGCTGGTTCCAGGAGAACCGGGAACTGCTCTTTAGCCTGGCCGCGGGGCTGCTCGTGCTGCTCGGTTGGGCCGGGGGCGGCTTCTTGGGGCTGCCTGGGCCGGCGAGCCTGGCCTTGTACCTCGGCGCCTATCTCCTCGGCGGGTGGGACGTCGGCCGCCACGCCTTCCACGCGTTGCGCGAGCGGCGCTTCGACACCGATCTGCTGATGGTGATCGCGGCCTTGGGCGCGGCCGCGTTGGGCGACTTCGCGGAGGGCGGCCTGCTGCTGTTCCTGTTCAGTCTGGGACATGTGCTGGAGGAACGCGCCCTCGATCGCGCCCGCGCAGCAGTACGAGCACTGGCAGACCTGGCCCCAAAGACCGCCCTCGTCCGCCGCGATGGAAAAGAGCAGGAACTTCCCGTTGAATCTTTGCGACTCGATGATGTCGTCATCGTCCGCCCTGGCGTGCGCATTCCCATGGATGGCATCATCCTGGATGGAAATTCTGGCGTGGACCAGTCCTCGGTGACGGGCGAATCTCTGCCCATTGATAAAGCGCCTGGCGACAATGTTTTTGCAAGCACGGTCAATGGCGAAGGCGCGCTGGAAGTGAAAGTGACGCGCCTTGCCAAAGATTCAACGCTTGCCCGCGTGATGAAAATGGTCGAGGAAGCCCAGGCGCAAAAATCACCCACGCAACAAATCGTCGAAAAATTCGAGCGGGTCTTTGTTCCCGCCGTGCTGGTCCTCACCGCGCTGATCATCATCGTTCCCCCGTTGTTCAGTTTTCCGTTCCACGACTCTTTTCTCCGCGCAATGACTCTCCTCGTCGCTACCTCGCCCTGCGCCCTCGCGCTTGGCACGCCTGCCACGATCCTCGCGGGCGTCGCGCAAGCCGCGCGCAACGGTGTGCTGGTCAAGGGCGGCGTGCATCTCGAAAACCTGGGTCGTCTCAAAGTCATCGCCTTCGACAAAACGGGTACGGTGACTCATGGTCAGCCTGAGGTAACGGATATCGTCGTGGTCCCAGCCTCGGGGTGGAAGGAGGCGGATTTATTGTCCCTCGCCGCGGGAGCGGAATCACGATCCGCGCATCCCCTCGCCCAGGCAGTCGTCCGCTCGGCTCAGACTCGGGGTCTGCCTGTTTCCGTTATGGATGAAGTCGAGTCGCTGACGGGACGCGGCTTGCGCGCCGTCTCGAATGGCAAGACGGTTTGGATCGGCAATCAAAAATTGATGGGTGAAGCGGGTGTGCCGCTCTCCCCCGACGCGCTCGATCACTCGCAGTCATTTCAGCAGGCGGGCAAGACTTTGATGTGGGTCGCAGTGAATAATATGTTGGTTGGTTTGATTGCTCTCGCCGATACCTTGCGCCGCGAAGCCGCGCCGACCATGCAAGCGCTGAAACAATTGGGCGTGGCGCATACCATCATGTTGACGGGCGACAACGCGCGTTCCGCCTCCGCCATTGCCGCTGAAGTTGGGCTGACGGAATTTCGCGCTGACCTGATGCCCGAAGATAAACTGACAATCATTCGCGATCTTGTAAAGGAATATGGACAGGTTGCCATGATCGGCGACGGAGTGAACGACGCCCCCGCGCTAGCAAATGCGACGGTGGGGATTGCCATGGGCGGCGCAGGGACGGATGTTGCATTGGAAACAGCCGACGTTGCCTTGATGGGCGATGATCTGTCCAAACTGCCTTTTGCTGTTGGGTTTGGACGCGCCACCCGCGCGATCATTATGCAAAATCTGTTCATCTCTCTCGGCGTGATTGCCCTGCTCATCATCACATCGTTGACGGGCATCGTCAGCATCGGCATTGCCATCATCTTCCACGAAGGCAGTACGCTGGTCGTTGTGGCAAATGCTTTGAGGTTGCTGGGATATCAGGAGAGAAAGTAA